The following nucleotide sequence is from Streptomyces pactum.
ACCGTGCCCGCCGTGCCGAAAATTCGCCGAAGCATATACCGGCGGGAACGGCTCGGACGATCACGGTTCCGCACCGGACCGGTGGCCCCGCCACCGCAGGTCAGCCGGGTCACCGAACCCGGCCGACGCACCTCGCCGGCACGGGGTCGGCGGTACGGGGCAGCGGTGCCGGGTCAGCGGTGCGGAGCCACCGCGGGCCGTGCCCGGCGCACCCGGTTCCCCGGCGGCCGGTGAGCCCGGTCGCCGGGGAGTCCGGTCGTCGCTGAGCGGGGCGCCGGCGAGTCCGGTCAGCCGTGCGGGGTCGCCAGCAGGCCGCAGGACGCGTGGGTGATGGTGCCGTCGGGCGCGAAGAACACCCGGGTCTCGTAGAGCCCGGAGACGGCGCTGAGGAAGTCCGGCTGTCCGTAGTGGTGGACCTGGAGGCCGAGCCGGTCGCAGTACGCCTCCATGACGGTGCGCATCGTCGCGCCCCGCACGTCGGCCGGGGTGACCCCGTGCAGCCATCCCGCACCCGCGCGGATCTCCTCCCCGGTGATCTCCGGGTCGGTGCCCGGGGCCGGCAGCCGTTCGTCGGTCACCACCCAGAACTCGTTGCCCAGCGAGGTGAAGACGTACCCGGCCACACCTGCCGCCGTCCGCGCCAGCGCGACCGCGAACGCCTCGCAGTGCACGTACGGCCGCAGGTCCAGTCGCCCCCCGGCCAGTTCGGGCACGTCGGCGTCGGGCGCCAGTCCGGCCGCCGCCCGGAACCGGTCGCGGATGTCCTCGGTGCCCGCCGCCCAGGCGAACCACCGTTCGTCGAGGTCGTAGGCGCCGAGCCGCCGCGCTTTCAGTCCGCCCCCGGGGAACCGGAGTTCGCCCGCCGCCTCGTCCCACACCGGTGGCCGGCCGTCGAACTCCAGGTGCTGGTCGGCGTACTCCACCATCGCCCGCGTCCGCCGGATCGAGTACGCGATCTCCGCCGCCGCCACCGGCAGCAGCGACTCGGGGAACATCAGCTCCGGGTGCGCGCCGGGCGTGCGGCGCGGCTCGATCAGCTCCTGCTCCGGCGCCCGGGCCGAGACCGGTTCGCCGCCGTCCGCGCCGGTCACCACGATGTCGCCGATCCGGTCCCCGCCGATGTCCACCACGACCCGGTCCCCGCCGGGCAGCACCCCGGCGACCTGCCCGGGTCCGTACTCCGGCTCGATCCCGTGCCGCTTGAACCAGCCCTGCACGGTCTTCAGCGCGGGCCCCGGCAGCAGCGCCGCCCCGTTGCGGAGCGGCTGTTCCAGCCGCCCGGCCCGCGGCTCGGCCTTCGGTACCGCCGGGTCGTCCACCACCAGGAAGGCGCGTCCCCGCTCGTTGATGACGGCGATCGCCCCGCCCCGCGCGTCCAGCAACCCCATGCAGATGAGCATCAGGTGGTCGGCGGCGAGCCGCGGGTTGGGGAAGTGGTTGAGGTCGAGCATGCGCTCGGTCAGCTCCGGTATGCCCTCGCGCTCCCCGAACTCCCGCAGCTCGCCCGCCCGCTGCGCCCCCGCGGTCTCCCGGAAGCCGTCGTTCCCCCAGGCCCAGAGCCAGGTTCCGTCCAGGGCGTAGGTGCCGAGGATGTGGCCGCGCAGCGTCACCCCGGAACGCGCCACCATCGGCTCGTCCAGGTTGTAGTACGTGGCACCGTGCGGCACCAGCCGGTCGAAGAGGTCCAGCTGCTCGCAGACCCAGCCCAGGTGCGGCCGGGCGGCGCTGGTGAGCTGTTCGCTGAAGGTCCCGCCGGTGCCGTGCGGTCCGGGGTTTCCGTTGCTTGCGTGCATGGGTGTCGTCAGTCCGTAGGTAGGGGTCGGTCGGTGCGGGGTGGTGCCGGTGGTGTCGCCGGTACATGGTGCGCGTGATACCAGCGATGTGCGTGGTGCGTGTGGTGCGCGTACGCATAGGAGTGACCCCGGCCCGTACGCCCCCGGTTCCGGCCGGACGCGCCCGGTACCCGGTGGTTACGCACCCGTGATCAGTCCGGCCCGTCCCCCGTACCGTCCGCCGGCCGATCCGGCGGGAGGGCCGCCACACCGTCCGCCGGGCCGTCGCCCGCCGGATCGCCGTCCTCGGGGCCGACCGCCGTGTTCACCGTGAACCACACCGTCTTGCCGACGCCGGACGGTCGCGGCTGGGCGTTCCAGTCGTCCGCCAGCGCCGCCACCAGCGCCAGCCCGCGCCCGGACTCGGCGTACAGGCCGGCCGTGCGCGGCTGCGGCAACTCGTCGCCGGCGTCGGAGACCTCCACCCGCAGCTCCTTGCCGTCGAGCATGCAGCGGGTCTTGATCAACCGCCCCTGTGGGACGTGTGCGTGCCGGACCGCGTTCGTCATCAGTTCGCTCAGCAGCAGGACGGCCGTCTCCGCCGCATCCTCCGGCACCCGCCACAGCAGCGCCTGCACGCGCAGTAGTCCGCGCGCCCGCCGGACGCTCCGTGGGTGGCGGGGCAGCAGCCAGTCAACGTCCCTCGGTGGAAGGGGATTTCCGTCGTTCATGGCGTAAAGGTTGCTGGCCTGTGCTTACGGTTCGTAGTAGCGACATGAGTACGCACGGTGGTGTACTCAGTGGGCACCGAGGGGCGGGCAGGTGACGGAGACGACTTCCCAGCCGCCGATGGCGTGGCGGTACTGCGGCAACCAGATCAAGCTGTGGCGTACGCGGGCGAACGTGACGCGCCAGCAACTGGCCAAGGAGGCGAACTACGGGTACGACTCGGTCCGGTCGATGGAACAGGGGCGCCGCAAGCCGACGCTCCGGCTGCTGGAGATCGCGGACGAGATGTGCGGCGCGCACGGGCTGCTGCTCGCGGCCCAGGACTACCTCAAGCCGGAGAAGTTCCGCGAGTACGCGCGGGAATTCATCGAGTATGAGGCCGAGGCGTTGACCTTGAACTGGTACGAACCGCTGCTCATTCCCGGCCTGCTCCAGACCGAGGAGTACGCGCGGGCGCTGATCGGGGGAAACTGTCCACCGCTCGACGACGAGACGGTGGAGGTACGAGTCGCGGCGCGGTTGGAGCGTCAGGCTGTGCTGGACAAACCCACTCGGGCGTTCGGCTTCGTCATCGGCGAGGCTGCGCTCCGGGAGCAGGTCGGAGGCAGGGAGGTGCACCGACGCCAGATGCGCCGGCTCATCGAGGTGGGCGAACGGCGTCATGTGTGCGTCCAGGTCATGCGTTTCTGTCGGAGCTTCCACCCCGGTCTGCTGGGCTCCTTTGTTCTGTTGGAGACCCCTGACCACGAACAGTTGGCCTACATCGAGGGGCAGGAGACGGGCATGCTGCTCGATGACCGGGCGAAGGTGAGCGTGATCCGCCAACGCCATGACATGATCCTCCAGCGGGCCCTCGGCCCCGAGGAATCGGCGTGCTTCATCGGCGAGTTGGCGGAGGAGCTATGAATGGCGAGCTGACCTGGGTCAGGTCCAGTTACAGCGACAGCTCCGGCGGCGCTTGTGTCGAAGTCGCCGTTTCGTGGAGGAAGTCCAGCTACAGCGACGGCAGCGGCGGAAACTGCGTCGAGATGGCCGCCTGCCCCGGCACCGTCCACGTCCGGGACTCCAAGGACAAGGCCGGGCCGCGGCTCACCTTCACCCCTGAAGCCTGGGCCGCGTTCGTCGCCTTCGCCGCCGCGCAGCCGGTGGACTGAGGGGGCCGCGCCTCCCCGGGGCTCGGGTGCCGAGCCCCGGGCTCCGGGTGCCGGGCTTCGAGGCCCGAGCGCTCTTTCTGTGGAACGGGTGGTGAGTTGAACCCGCCCACCCACCCACCGCGTGCGCAGACGCGACCGCGCGGCCAGCTTATATGACCATGTGTGACCGACTTGCCGCGCTACGTGTCCACGCTCTACGTTTGCGCTGACAAAGAACAACCCCGGCCGGTGCGCCAACACCGAACCGGGGTCTGACCATCAAGATCGAACCAGGACCGATCCTGTGGCTATTGCCGACTTTATCGCTGTCCCACGCCCCTTCGCTCCGTCTCCCATGGCCAAGCCCGGCTTCGGGAAGCGTTCCGTTCCTGATCAACCCCCGCGCCAACGTGGTGACTTCGCACATCTGCCCACGCGTGAGGCGGTCATCGCCACGTACATCGACCGGTTGCCGGACGGTGCCGCGATCGACGCGAAGACGCTGGCCAAGGTGCTGCCGGACTACGGGCAGCAGGCCGTCCGGTCCGCCCTGAACGCGCTCGGCGCGGCCGGTCACCTGCGCCGCCTGAGCGGGACGGTGGGGGAGGGGCGCACCCAGTGGGTGACCCGTACGTTCTTCTCCCGCCAGGCCCGGGACG
It contains:
- a CDS encoding helix-turn-helix domain-containing protein yields the protein MTETTSQPPMAWRYCGNQIKLWRTRANVTRQQLAKEANYGYDSVRSMEQGRRKPTLRLLEIADEMCGAHGLLLAAQDYLKPEKFREYAREFIEYEAEALTLNWYEPLLIPGLLQTEEYARALIGGNCPPLDDETVEVRVAARLERQAVLDKPTRAFGFVIGEAALREQVGGREVHRRQMRRLIEVGERRHVCVQVMRFCRSFHPGLLGSFVLLETPDHEQLAYIEGQETGMLLDDRAKVSVIRQRHDMILQRALGPEESACFIGELAEEL
- a CDS encoding DUF6882 domain-containing protein is translated as MHASNGNPGPHGTGGTFSEQLTSAARPHLGWVCEQLDLFDRLVPHGATYYNLDEPMVARSGVTLRGHILGTYALDGTWLWAWGNDGFRETAGAQRAGELREFGEREGIPELTERMLDLNHFPNPRLAADHLMLICMGLLDARGGAIAVINERGRAFLVVDDPAVPKAEPRAGRLEQPLRNGAALLPGPALKTVQGWFKRHGIEPEYGPGQVAGVLPGGDRVVVDIGGDRIGDIVVTGADGGEPVSARAPEQELIEPRRTPGAHPELMFPESLLPVAAAEIAYSIRRTRAMVEYADQHLEFDGRPPVWDEAAGELRFPGGGLKARRLGAYDLDERWFAWAAGTEDIRDRFRAAAGLAPDADVPELAGGRLDLRPYVHCEAFAVALARTAAGVAGYVFTSLGNEFWVVTDERLPAPGTDPEITGEEIRAGAGWLHGVTPADVRGATMRTVMEAYCDRLGLQVHHYGQPDFLSAVSGLYETRVFFAPDGTITHASCGLLATPHG
- a CDS encoding DUF397 domain-containing protein yields the protein MNGELTWVRSSYSDSSGGACVEVAVSWRKSSYSDGSGGNCVEMAACPGTVHVRDSKDKAGPRLTFTPEAWAAFVAFAAAQPVD
- a CDS encoding ATP-binding protein: MNDGNPLPPRDVDWLLPRHPRSVRRARGLLRVQALLWRVPEDAAETAVLLLSELMTNAVRHAHVPQGRLIKTRCMLDGKELRVEVSDAGDELPQPRTAGLYAESGRGLALVAALADDWNAQPRPSGVGKTVWFTVNTAVGPEDGDPAGDGPADGVAALPPDRPADGTGDGPD